One Succinivibrio dextrinosolvens DNA window includes the following coding sequences:
- a CDS encoding RNA-guided endonuclease InsQ/TnpB family protein encodes MIFTKTLKIRINVPSEQETLLRQMTEQYRQACNFISEYVFTHSFDLNFFSLNKVLYRNIRGKFRLKSQLAQSSIKTVIARYKTVKEQLLEHPYRYKDEKGEWQSIPKTLEWLFKPVYFSRPQTDLVRNRDYSFVENGSLLSINTLGERIKCTYEREHFKEYFDGSWRFGTAKLVELKGLWYLHIPVTREKEDFKKENVKHIVGIDRGLRFLSVSYDEEGKTEFISGKKIATKRNKFLELRRQLQAKGTKSARRRLKAISGRENRWMSDVNHQISKTLVRKYGKDTLFILEDLTGVSFDERNLSRTATQRYDLRSWSFYQLEQFIKYKAQETGSEVLRVSAKYTSQRCPVCGRIHKQSRDHNRHLYSCPCGYKSNDDRVGAMNIQNLGKRWLSGEKNPRYKKDNN; translated from the coding sequence TTGATATTTACAAAAACATTAAAAATAAGAATTAATGTACCTTCAGAACAGGAAACACTGTTACGTCAGATGACGGAGCAGTATCGACAGGCATGTAATTTTATTTCAGAATACGTTTTTACCCATTCCTTTGACTTGAACTTCTTCAGTCTCAATAAAGTACTGTACAGGAATATAAGAGGAAAGTTTAGACTTAAATCTCAGCTTGCACAGTCATCCATCAAAACAGTTATTGCAAGATATAAAACTGTAAAAGAACAGCTTTTAGAGCATCCATACCGCTATAAAGACGAGAAAGGCGAATGGCAGAGCATACCAAAGACACTGGAATGGCTTTTTAAGCCGGTGTATTTCAGCAGACCACAGACAGATTTGGTTCGCAACAGAGATTACAGTTTTGTTGAAAATGGAAGTCTGTTATCAATCAATACCCTTGGTGAAAGGATCAAATGTACTTATGAGAGAGAACATTTCAAAGAATATTTTGATGGCAGCTGGAGATTTGGAACAGCGAAGCTTGTGGAACTTAAAGGCCTATGGTATCTGCATATTCCTGTAACCAGAGAAAAAGAAGATTTCAAAAAAGAGAATGTAAAACATATAGTGGGAATAGACAGAGGCTTACGCTTTCTGTCTGTAAGCTATGATGAAGAAGGAAAGACCGAATTTATAAGCGGAAAGAAGATTGCAACAAAGCGAAACAAATTCCTTGAGCTGAGACGACAGCTTCAGGCTAAAGGAACAAAATCAGCAAGACGAAGACTAAAAGCTATATCCGGACGAGAAAACCGCTGGATGTCAGATGTAAACCATCAGATATCAAAGACACTCGTGAGGAAGTATGGCAAAGATACACTGTTTATTCTTGAGGATTTAACCGGTGTAAGTTTTGATGAGCGCAATCTTTCAAGAACAGCAACACAGAGATATGACCTAAGAAGCTGGAGCTTCTACCAGCTGGAGCAGTTTATAAAATACAAAGCTCAAGAGACGGGCTCTGAAGTACTTAGGGTAAGTGCAAAATACACATCTCAGAGATGTCCCGTATGTGGAAGGATCCACAAACAGAGCAGAGATCATAACAGACATCTGTATAGCTGCCCATGCGGCTATAAATCCAATGATGACAGAGTTGGAGCCATGAATATTCAGAATCTTGGAAAGAGATGGCTGTCAGGAGAAAAGAATCCTAGATACAAAAAGGATAATAACTGA